The Planococcus liqunii genome includes a region encoding these proteins:
- a CDS encoding ABC-F family ATP-binding cassette domain-containing protein: MIVLQVNQVHKSFGADEILAGVKLEVQHRDRVALVGRNGAGKSTLLKIISGEISYDSGDIIMPKDLTIGYLEQQTDLESEASIWDEMMTIFSHFREQEAKLRELEAQMADPAVYDDAVQYEKVMKEYDTLQHDFKDAGGYQFEADTRAILHGMKFYPEDYDKKVVSLSGGQKTRLMLAKLLLSKPQLLILDEPTNHLDIETLSWLENYLKNYPGAILIVSHDRYFLDQVVTLVYEVSRHRVKKYTGNYSRYLDEKAKQYELDLKQFEKQQSEKAKLEDYVQRNLVRASTTKMAQSRRRVLEKTDWMDAPDGDEKSARFGFTIAKQSGNDVLNVQSLAIGYSGQPVSQNIVMKLYRQDSLALVGPNGVGKSTLLKTIMKELEPLAGTIHYGTGIQFGYYDQEQANLKGNKLVLNELWDDYPHVNEKDIRGILGRFLFTGDDVLKPISTLSGGEKARVALAKLMMQKANVLLLDEPTNHLDLDSKEVLENALLDYPGTILFVSHDRYFMNRLSTKVVELTRDGTTEYLGNYDYYVEKKLETEELQALEDAEKATVAKTVPVATTSQINKEAKKLERQLLRQSEETEQEMEQLDQQIAEVEELLCQPEIFQDHEKVLPLQSQLDELKEAHEEKMLFWLELQEKLEKVHS; encoded by the coding sequence ATGATTGTATTACAAGTTAACCAAGTCCATAAATCGTTCGGTGCCGATGAGATTCTTGCCGGCGTCAAACTGGAAGTCCAACACCGCGACCGCGTTGCACTCGTGGGCCGCAACGGCGCAGGAAAGTCGACTTTGCTGAAGATCATTTCCGGTGAAATTTCATATGACAGCGGCGATATCATTATGCCGAAAGATCTGACCATCGGTTATTTGGAACAGCAAACCGACCTCGAATCGGAAGCAAGCATCTGGGACGAAATGATGACGATTTTTAGTCATTTCCGTGAACAAGAAGCAAAACTCCGGGAACTGGAAGCCCAAATGGCCGATCCAGCTGTCTACGACGATGCCGTCCAATACGAAAAAGTCATGAAAGAATACGATACTTTGCAGCACGATTTCAAGGATGCAGGCGGCTACCAGTTTGAAGCCGATACACGCGCCATTCTCCACGGTATGAAATTTTATCCCGAAGACTACGACAAAAAAGTGGTGTCGTTATCCGGCGGCCAGAAAACGCGCTTGATGCTGGCAAAACTGCTGCTCAGCAAACCCCAGCTTCTGATTCTTGATGAGCCGACGAACCACTTGGATATTGAAACACTGAGCTGGCTCGAGAATTACTTAAAGAATTACCCGGGTGCGATTCTCATCGTTTCGCATGACCGGTACTTCCTCGACCAAGTGGTAACGCTTGTCTACGAAGTCTCGCGCCACCGAGTCAAAAAGTACACAGGCAACTACAGCCGCTACCTCGACGAAAAAGCGAAGCAGTATGAACTCGACTTAAAGCAGTTCGAAAAACAGCAAAGCGAAAAAGCGAAACTGGAAGATTATGTCCAGCGCAACCTGGTCCGGGCTTCCACCACCAAAATGGCGCAAAGCCGCCGGCGGGTGCTTGAAAAAACCGACTGGATGGATGCACCGGACGGCGACGAGAAATCCGCCCGTTTCGGTTTCACCATTGCCAAGCAAAGCGGCAACGACGTGCTGAATGTCCAGTCGCTCGCCATCGGCTATAGCGGCCAGCCCGTTTCGCAAAACATCGTTATGAAATTGTACCGCCAGGACAGCCTGGCGCTTGTCGGCCCTAACGGCGTTGGGAAGTCGACTTTGCTGAAAACCATCATGAAAGAATTGGAGCCGCTTGCCGGAACCATTCATTACGGCACCGGCATCCAGTTCGGCTACTACGACCAGGAACAAGCCAACTTAAAAGGCAATAAGCTCGTTCTGAATGAATTATGGGATGATTACCCACATGTTAACGAAAAAGACATCCGCGGCATTCTGGGCCGCTTCCTGTTTACCGGAGACGACGTATTAAAACCGATCTCTACACTGTCAGGCGGCGAAAAAGCCCGTGTGGCACTGGCTAAGCTCATGATGCAAAAAGCCAATGTGCTGCTTTTGGATGAGCCGACCAACCACTTGGACCTCGACAGCAAAGAAGTGCTGGAAAACGCCCTGCTCGATTATCCGGGCACCATTTTATTCGTTTCCCATGACCGTTACTTCATGAACCGCCTCTCGACAAAAGTGGTGGAATTGACCCGTGACGGCACGACGGAGTATTTGGGCAACTACGACTATTACGTGGAAAAGAAACTGGAAACCGAAGAGCTGCAGGCATTGGAAGATGCAGAAAAAGCGACCGTTGCTAAAACAGTTCCCGTTGCAACCACATCCCAGATCAACAAAGAAGCAAAAAAACTGGAACGCCAGCTGCTGCGCCAATCCGAAGAAACCGAACAGGAAATGGAGCAGCTCGATCAGCAGATCGCTGAAGTCGAGGAATTGCTGTGCCAGCCTGAGATTTTCCAGGACCACGAGAAGGTCTTGCCGCTCCAAAGCCAGTTGGACGAGTTGAAAGAAGCACACGAAGAAAAAATGTTATTTTGGCTCGAATTGCAAGAAAAGCTTGAAAAAGTCCACAGTTGA
- the tsaE gene encoding tRNA (adenosine(37)-N6)-threonylcarbamoyltransferase complex ATPase subunit type 1 TsaE, which produces MMYTIEVNSPEETEEFAAKLAGFLQPQDLLTLEGDLGAGKTTFTKGLAKGLGIERMVNSPTFTILKQYEGDLDLNHFDVYRLENSDEDIGFEELFESEAVSVVEWASFIEDYLPKERLEIIITRHAEESRSIEFHPIGSRYETLCKELNLS; this is translated from the coding sequence ATGATGTATACAATAGAAGTTAATTCTCCAGAGGAAACGGAAGAATTTGCAGCCAAACTTGCTGGCTTTCTGCAGCCGCAGGACCTTTTGACATTGGAAGGAGACCTGGGCGCCGGAAAGACAACATTCACGAAAGGGCTCGCCAAAGGGCTTGGAATTGAACGAATGGTGAATAGCCCGACGTTTACGATCTTAAAGCAATATGAAGGGGACTTGGATCTAAACCATTTTGATGTCTATCGTTTGGAAAACAGTGATGAAGACATCGGTTTTGAAGAGCTTTTCGAAAGTGAAGCAGTTTCCGTGGTTGAATGGGCATCCTTCATTGAAGATTACTTACCGAAAGAACGGCTGGAAATCATCATCACCCGGCATGCTGAAGAGAGCCGGAGCATTGAGTTTCATCCCATTGGCAGCCGTTATGAAACTTTGTGCAAGGAGCTAAACTTATCATGA
- the tsaB gene encoding tRNA (adenosine(37)-N6)-threonylcarbamoyltransferase complex dimerization subunit type 1 TsaB, translated as MIYLGIDTSNSPSAIALMSDDTVLIEEITNLKINHSLTAMPAIEEMMKKAKVAPKDLTHIAVAEGPGSYTGVRIGLTIAKTLAWSLKLPLHMVSSLKVLAANGQYFDGLICPVMDARRGTAFTALYDGKTLELVIEDQHSHFKEFLIKAKALGKPVLFTGIDVSIHEETIREVLGSQAFFTAPQNRLPRAVNLIMLAKEVPAADIHHAVPEYQRITEAEANYIKSQEGQSS; from the coding sequence ATGATTTATTTAGGCATCGATACATCAAATTCTCCATCAGCTATTGCGCTGATGTCTGATGACACCGTTTTGATAGAGGAAATCACCAACTTGAAAATCAATCATTCGTTGACGGCCATGCCGGCTATTGAAGAGATGATGAAAAAGGCCAAAGTTGCTCCGAAAGATTTAACACATATTGCAGTGGCTGAAGGGCCGGGGTCTTACACCGGTGTCCGCATTGGACTGACCATTGCCAAGACGCTTGCCTGGTCATTGAAGCTGCCTTTGCATATGGTTTCGAGCTTAAAAGTGTTGGCAGCAAACGGCCAGTATTTTGATGGGCTGATTTGTCCGGTTATGGATGCGCGACGTGGCACGGCTTTTACTGCGTTATACGACGGGAAAACTCTGGAGCTGGTCATTGAGGATCAGCACAGCCATTTCAAGGAGTTTTTAATAAAAGCCAAAGCATTGGGCAAACCGGTATTGTTTACGGGGATTGATGTTTCCATTCACGAAGAAACCATTCGGGAAGTATTGGGCAGCCAGGCATTTTTCACGGCGCCTCAAAACCGTCTGCCGCGTGCTGTGAATCTGATCATGCTGGCGAAAGAAGTTCCGGCAGCGGATATCCACCACGCCGTTCCGGAGTATCAGCGCATTACGGAAGCTGAAGCGAATTACATCAAAAGCCAGGAAGGGCAAAGCTCATGA
- the groES gene encoding co-chaperone GroES, with the protein MLRPLGDRVIIELIEAEEKTSSGIVLPGSAQEKPQEGKVIAVGNGVIRDNGQRTELEVQEGDRIIFSKYAGTELKYEGKEYLILRENDILAVLG; encoded by the coding sequence TTGTTAAGACCATTAGGAGATCGCGTTATTATTGAGCTTATCGAAGCAGAAGAAAAGACTTCAAGCGGTATCGTATTGCCGGGTTCGGCACAGGAAAAACCGCAGGAAGGCAAAGTGATCGCTGTAGGTAATGGAGTTATCCGTGACAATGGACAGCGCACTGAACTGGAAGTCCAAGAAGGCGACCGGATCATCTTCTCAAAATACGCAGGCACTGAACTTAAATATGAAGGCAAAGAATATTTGATCTTACGCGAAAACGATATTTTAGCGGTATTGGGCTAA
- a CDS encoding CPBP family intramembrane glutamic endopeptidase, with product MKMNIKAKADTGRSKYSVKASRKGKRTPLYILLIFIVVQLAPILFITPTLNYFLGQGMDQATAAASTSGWLIVWTMGIGFIAAMFLILRDKQFFNIWKGKKAGLLEAIGWGVLGFFLVYFAQIIAALIEVELFGIAPGSQNTASITKLVEVVPWALLAVVFFGPVLEELVFRRVVFGSLNQTTNFFLATAVSALVFAAVHLEFSHLLIYFSTGIVLAFLYQKTKRIITPIIAHVMLNGFVMIAQLNMEKLENFLKQLEQMQ from the coding sequence ATGAAAATGAATATTAAAGCAAAAGCCGACACAGGCCGCTCCAAGTACAGTGTCAAAGCGAGCCGAAAAGGCAAAAGAACACCACTTTATATCCTGTTGATTTTTATCGTTGTGCAACTTGCACCGATTTTATTTATAACACCGACACTTAATTATTTCCTCGGCCAAGGCATGGACCAGGCGACAGCGGCCGCCAGCACTTCCGGTTGGCTGATCGTCTGGACGATGGGCATCGGGTTTATTGCGGCGATGTTCCTTATTCTCCGGGACAAGCAATTCTTCAATATTTGGAAAGGCAAAAAAGCCGGTTTGCTTGAAGCAATCGGCTGGGGCGTACTCGGCTTTTTCCTCGTCTACTTCGCCCAAATCATCGCGGCGCTGATAGAAGTAGAATTGTTCGGCATCGCTCCGGGATCCCAAAATACCGCATCCATCACCAAATTGGTTGAAGTCGTCCCGTGGGCACTTCTGGCGGTCGTCTTTTTTGGACCTGTACTGGAAGAGCTGGTGTTCCGCCGGGTGGTATTCGGTTCCTTGAACCAGACCACCAATTTCTTTCTCGCCACCGCTGTCAGCGCGCTCGTATTCGCCGCTGTGCATTTGGAATTCAGCCATTTGCTGATCTACTTCTCGACCGGCATTGTGCTAGCTTTCCTTTACCAGAAAACAAAGCGGATCATTACGCCGATCATTGCTCACGTGATGCTCAACGGCTTTGTCATGATTGCGCAATTGAACATGGAAAAACTCGAAAATTTCCTGAAACAGCTTGAACAGATGCAGTGA
- the rimI gene encoding ribosomal protein S18-alanine N-acetyltransferase produces the protein MSDDVIFRKMTVKDIDEVYEIEKLSFTLPWTKESFYYEMLHNENAYYVVAETEKGIVGYCGMWLIIDESHVTNIAILPDQRGKKLGERLMRAAIDIAKAHGAVLMTLEARVSNHVAQSLYRKLGFQNGGIRKRYYTDNLEDAIVMWVNFDE, from the coding sequence ATGAGCGACGATGTGATTTTCCGCAAAATGACGGTAAAAGACATTGATGAAGTGTACGAAATTGAAAAGCTTTCGTTTACCTTGCCTTGGACAAAAGAATCGTTTTACTATGAAATGCTGCATAACGAAAATGCCTATTACGTAGTTGCGGAAACCGAAAAAGGAATTGTCGGCTATTGCGGGATGTGGCTCATCATAGATGAAAGCCATGTCACGAATATTGCAATCCTTCCAGACCAACGCGGCAAAAAATTAGGCGAACGTTTGATGCGGGCAGCGATCGATATTGCAAAAGCGCATGGCGCAGTGCTGATGACCTTAGAAGCGAGAGTCAGCAATCATGTAGCGCAAAGTTTGTACCGTAAATTAGGATTTCAAAATGGTGGCATCCGGAAACGGTATTATACCGATAACCTGGAAGATGCCATAGTGATGTGGGTGAATTTTGATGAATAA
- a CDS encoding redox-sensing transcriptional repressor Rex, whose amino-acid sequence MLHEPSKIPQATTKRLPLYYRFLQNFANAGQKRISSQELSEAMKIDSATIRRDFSHLGALGKKGYGYDVQDLLAFFRKTLDQDEATNVALIGVGNLGSAFLKYNFQRNHNTKIVLAFDSNSPLEGEKISEIDTFHPDRIEEKIEEYGIELVILTVPSRSAQEVTDRLAKTNIKGILNFTPVRISVPDHIRVQTIDLSVELQTLIYQIKQH is encoded by the coding sequence ATGTTACACGAACCATCAAAAATTCCACAAGCCACTACAAAACGGTTGCCGCTTTATTACCGCTTCCTCCAGAATTTCGCGAATGCCGGGCAAAAACGGATTTCTTCGCAGGAATTAAGTGAAGCGATGAAAATCGATTCGGCCACAATACGCCGCGACTTTTCCCATTTAGGTGCATTGGGCAAAAAAGGGTATGGCTACGACGTTCAGGACTTATTGGCGTTTTTCCGCAAAACACTCGACCAGGATGAAGCGACCAATGTGGCGCTGATCGGCGTCGGGAATTTGGGAAGCGCATTTCTAAAGTATAATTTTCAGCGCAACCACAACACGAAAATCGTGCTGGCATTCGACTCGAATTCACCTCTTGAAGGGGAGAAAATCAGCGAAATCGATACATTCCACCCCGATCGGATCGAAGAGAAAATCGAGGAATACGGGATCGAACTGGTGATTTTGACGGTTCCCTCGCGCTCGGCCCAGGAAGTTACAGACCGCCTGGCAAAAACGAACATCAAGGGCATCTTGAACTTTACGCCCGTCCGCATTTCGGTGCCGGACCACATCCGCGTGCAGACCATCGATTTATCGGTCGAACTGCAGACCTTGATCTACCAAATCAAACAGCATTGA
- the tsaD gene encoding tRNA (adenosine(37)-N6)-threonylcarbamoyltransferase complex transferase subunit TsaD — protein sequence MNKDIYVLGIETSCDETAASIVKNGREIVSNVVASQIESHKRFGGVVPEIASRHHVEQITLVIEEALQRAQMEPQELDAVAVTEGPGLVGALLIGVNAAKAFAFANSLPLVGVHHIAGHIYANRLEQEMEFPLLALVISGGHTELVYMKEHGSFEVIGETRDDAAGEAYDKVARTLNLPYPGGPHIDRLAHASDGAIDFPRVWLEEGSYDFSFSGLKSAVLNYMHNAKQRGEVVPPEHVAAGFQNSVVEVVTAKALRAAKEYKVRQVIAAGGVAANKGLRTSLSAAFEQQGIPFFIPPLSLCTDNAAMIAAAGTVMFEKGITGNMAMNGRPGMVLSSWG from the coding sequence ATGAATAAAGATATTTATGTATTGGGTATTGAGACCAGCTGCGACGAAACAGCCGCTTCCATTGTGAAAAACGGACGGGAAATCGTTTCTAATGTTGTGGCTTCGCAAATCGAAAGCCATAAACGCTTCGGCGGAGTGGTGCCTGAAATCGCTTCGCGCCATCATGTGGAACAGATTACACTGGTGATCGAAGAAGCGCTTCAGCGCGCTCAGATGGAGCCGCAAGAGCTGGATGCAGTAGCAGTAACGGAAGGGCCGGGATTGGTCGGTGCCTTGCTAATCGGCGTTAATGCGGCAAAGGCATTTGCGTTTGCCAACAGTCTTCCGCTTGTCGGCGTCCATCATATTGCAGGGCATATTTATGCCAACCGCCTGGAGCAGGAAATGGAGTTTCCTTTGCTTGCTTTAGTCATTTCCGGCGGGCATACGGAACTGGTTTATATGAAAGAACATGGCAGTTTTGAAGTGATCGGGGAAACGCGTGATGATGCTGCAGGGGAAGCGTATGACAAAGTGGCAAGAACCTTGAATCTTCCTTATCCAGGCGGGCCTCATATTGATCGCTTAGCGCATGCCAGCGACGGTGCCATTGATTTTCCACGGGTATGGCTCGAAGAAGGATCCTATGATTTCAGTTTCAGCGGCTTGAAGTCGGCTGTGCTGAATTATATGCACAATGCCAAACAGCGCGGAGAAGTGGTGCCGCCTGAACACGTCGCTGCCGGATTCCAAAACAGTGTCGTTGAAGTGGTAACAGCGAAAGCGCTGCGTGCTGCAAAAGAGTACAAAGTGCGCCAAGTCATCGCAGCGGGCGGCGTGGCTGCCAACAAAGGGCTCAGAACGTCTCTGTCTGCAGCGTTTGAACAGCAAGGCATTCCGTTCTTCATCCCGCCTCTTTCCTTGTGTACGGATAACGCAGCCATGATTGCAGCAGCTGGCACCGTCATGTTCGAAAAAGGCATTACAGGAAATATGGCGATGAACGGCCGGCCAGGAATGGTCTTGTCTTCCTGGGGATAA